Proteins from a single region of Chromobacterium sp. ATCC 53434:
- a CDS encoding Bcr/CflA family efflux MFS transporter: MSPASPAARHANPATATAILLILFNPLGIDLYLPALPMLQSQFHADASASIGAFVFSLGLGQLLFGPLADRVGRRPVALGGLLVYAVASLLAGHCGTLGGFLLARVLQGLGASASSVCAFTIIRDCFSGNAAARRYSLLNGMLSIVPAMAPTLGSVLVRQYGWPSCFLLLAALALAAFAALAWKMPETRPAAPPRAERAGSAELLRHPELLRYGACCCTALGMILGYVTLSPKVLIADGGVSPAVFGLLFGANALLIMAASFVGLRLIGRFSQQTLLHWGLGLMALSGALLLALSGKSGAWHYMGPVAVLSVGFAFTLGPASSLAMAPFAHAAGRAAALLGCAQMLFAAVLSAALAALPLPGEWALGGAALLLPLACLLACLLALRLQGVPAPAGA, encoded by the coding sequence ATGTCGCCAGCCAGCCCCGCCGCCCGCCACGCCAATCCGGCCACCGCCACCGCCATTTTGCTGATTCTGTTCAATCCCTTGGGCATTGATCTGTATCTGCCGGCCCTGCCGATGCTGCAAAGCCAGTTCCATGCCGACGCCTCGGCCAGCATAGGCGCCTTCGTGTTCAGCCTGGGCCTGGGCCAGCTGCTGTTCGGCCCGCTGGCCGACCGCGTCGGCCGCCGGCCGGTGGCGCTGGGCGGCCTGCTGGTCTACGCCGTCGCCTCCCTGCTGGCCGGCCATTGCGGCACGCTGGGCGGCTTCCTGCTCGCCCGCGTGCTGCAGGGGCTGGGCGCCAGCGCCAGCTCGGTATGCGCGTTCACCATCATCCGCGACTGCTTCTCCGGCAACGCCGCCGCGCGCCGCTACAGCCTGCTGAACGGCATGCTCAGCATCGTGCCGGCGATGGCGCCGACGCTGGGCAGCGTGCTGGTCCGGCAGTACGGCTGGCCGTCGTGTTTCCTGCTGCTGGCGGCGCTGGCGCTGGCGGCCTTCGCCGCGCTGGCGTGGAAGATGCCGGAAACGCGCCCCGCCGCCCCGCCGCGCGCCGAGCGCGCCGGCAGCGCCGAGCTGCTGCGCCATCCGGAATTGCTGCGCTACGGCGCCTGCTGCTGCACGGCGCTGGGCATGATACTCGGCTACGTCACGCTGTCGCCCAAGGTGCTGATCGCCGACGGCGGCGTCAGCCCGGCCGTCTTCGGCCTCCTGTTCGGCGCCAACGCGCTGCTGATCATGGCTGCCAGCTTCGTCGGCCTGCGCTTGATCGGCCGTTTCTCGCAGCAGACGCTGCTGCACTGGGGCCTGGGCCTGATGGCGCTGTCGGGCGCGCTGTTGCTGGCGCTGTCCGGCAAAAGCGGCGCCTGGCATTACATGGGGCCGGTGGCGGTGCTGAGCGTGGGCTTCGCCTTCACGCTGGGGCCGGCCAGCAGCCTGGCGATGGCGCCGTTCGCCCACGCGGCCGGCCGCGCCGCCGCCTTGCTGGGCTGCGCCCAGATGCTGTTCGCCGCGGTGTTGTCGGCGGCACTGGCCGCGCTGCCGCTGCCGGGGGAATGGGCGCTGGGCGGCGCGGCGCTGCTGCTGCCGCTGGCCTGCCTGCTGGCCTGCCTGCTGGCCTTGCGCCTGCAGGGCGTGCCGGCGCCGGCAGGCGCCTGA
- a CDS encoding nucleoside triphosphate pyrophosphatase: MSTNDNRIYLASGSPRRREILEQLGLHLERIHAEIDETARPGEEAVAYTERLAREKAEAGWRVVSSCGLPERPLLAADTTVTQDGEIFGKPENADDARRMLRAFSGRRHQAITSVALRQGERLLLKTSVTDVCFKTLSDAEIERYIASGEPFDKAGAYGIQGRAGVFVERIEGSYTGVMGLPVHETALLLAEFGFELP, from the coding sequence ATGAGCACCAATGACAACAGAATCTACCTCGCGTCCGGCAGTCCACGCCGGCGCGAGATCCTGGAACAGCTGGGCCTTCATCTGGAACGCATTCACGCCGAAATCGACGAAACGGCGAGGCCGGGCGAGGAAGCCGTCGCCTATACCGAACGGCTGGCGCGCGAGAAGGCCGAGGCCGGCTGGCGCGTGGTTTCCTCCTGCGGCCTGCCGGAGCGGCCGCTGCTGGCCGCCGACACCACGGTGACGCAGGACGGCGAGATCTTCGGCAAGCCGGAGAACGCCGACGACGCCCGCCGCATGCTGCGCGCCTTCTCCGGTCGCCGCCATCAGGCGATCACCAGCGTGGCGCTGCGCCAGGGCGAGCGGCTGCTGCTCAAGACCTCGGTCACCGACGTTTGTTTCAAGACCCTGTCCGACGCCGAGATCGAACGCTACATCGCCAGCGGCGAGCCGTTCGACAAGGCCGGCGCCTACGGCATACAGGGCCGCGCCGGCGTGTTCGTCGAACGCATCGAGGGCAGCTACACCGGTGTGATGGGCCTGCCGGTACACGAAACCGCGTTGCTGCTGGCCGAATTCGGCTTCGAGCTGCCATAA
- the rng gene encoding ribonuclease G has translation MLHQSIALPRDLPRPQEQILVNITPQETRVAVLEEGIVQELHVERAASRGIVGNIYLGQVKRVLPGMQSAFIEIGLERAAFLHIADVLEQRQHPTEPQRIEKMLFEGQTVLVQVIKDPIGTKGARLSTQISLAGRFLVHLPQEEHIGVSQKIESDTERHSLKARLEKLLPAGSPKGYIIRTSAETARDDELAADIDYLSKLWSDIQQKSKTLPAQSVLYEDLPLAVRVLRDMVSGYTEKVLVDSNENYSRMVEFAEQYVQIAVDKIERYAGERPLFEMHGIETEIDKALARRVNLKFGGYLIIDQTEAMTTIDVNTGGFVGNRNFDETIFKTNLEATQVIARQLRLRNLGGIVIVDFIDMDSDEHQAAVLAELAKAMARDRTRVTLNGFTSLGLVEITRKRTRESLAHVLCEPCPTCQGRGEIKTAQTVCYEVQREIVREARQYDAKGYRILAAQSVIDMFLDEESQSLAMLVDFIGKPVSLSVEASYTQEQFDVVLL, from the coding sequence ATGCTGCATCAATCGATCGCGCTGCCGCGCGACCTGCCGCGGCCGCAGGAACAGATATTGGTCAACATCACGCCGCAGGAAACCCGCGTCGCGGTGCTGGAAGAGGGCATTGTCCAGGAATTGCATGTCGAGCGCGCCGCCAGCCGCGGCATCGTCGGCAACATCTACCTGGGCCAGGTCAAGCGGGTGCTGCCCGGCATGCAGAGCGCCTTCATCGAGATCGGCCTGGAGCGCGCCGCCTTCCTGCACATCGCCGACGTGCTGGAACAGCGCCAGCACCCGACCGAGCCGCAACGGATAGAGAAGATGCTGTTCGAGGGCCAGACCGTCCTCGTCCAGGTGATCAAGGACCCGATCGGCACCAAGGGCGCGCGGCTGTCGACGCAGATCTCGCTGGCCGGCCGCTTCCTGGTGCACCTGCCGCAGGAAGAGCACATCGGCGTGTCGCAGAAGATAGAAAGCGACACCGAGCGCCACAGCCTGAAGGCGCGGCTGGAAAAGCTGCTGCCGGCCGGCAGCCCGAAGGGCTACATCATCCGCACCAGTGCCGAGACCGCGCGCGACGACGAGCTGGCCGCCGACATCGACTACCTCAGCAAGCTGTGGTCCGACATCCAGCAGAAATCGAAGACGCTGCCGGCGCAGAGCGTGCTGTACGAGGATCTGCCGCTGGCGGTGCGGGTGCTGCGCGACATGGTCAGCGGCTACACCGAAAAGGTGCTGGTGGACTCCAACGAGAACTACAGCCGGATGGTGGAATTCGCCGAGCAGTACGTGCAGATCGCCGTCGACAAGATAGAACGCTACGCCGGCGAGCGGCCGCTGTTCGAGATGCACGGCATCGAGACCGAGATAGACAAGGCGCTGGCGCGCCGCGTCAATCTGAAGTTCGGCGGCTACCTGATCATCGACCAGACCGAGGCGATGACGACGATAGACGTCAACACCGGCGGTTTCGTCGGCAACCGCAACTTCGACGAGACCATCTTCAAGACCAATCTGGAGGCGACCCAGGTGATCGCCCGCCAGTTGCGGCTGCGCAATCTGGGCGGCATCGTCATCGTCGACTTCATCGACATGGACAGCGACGAACATCAGGCGGCGGTGCTGGCCGAGCTGGCCAAGGCGATGGCGCGCGACCGCACCCGGGTGACGCTGAACGGCTTCACCAGCCTGGGCCTGGTCGAGATCACCCGCAAGCGCACACGCGAAAGCCTGGCCCACGTGCTGTGCGAGCCGTGTCCGACCTGCCAGGGCCGCGGCGAGATCAAGACGGCGCAGACGGTGTGCTACGAGGTCCAGCGCGAGATCGTCCGCGAGGCGCGGCAATACGACGCCAAGGGCTACCGCATCCTGGCCGCGCAGTCGGTGATAGACATGTTCCTCGACGAGGAGTCGCAGAGCCTGGCGATGCTGGTGGACTTCATCGGCAAGCCGGTGTCGTTGTCGGTGGAGGCCAGCTACACGCAGGAGCAGTTCGACGTGGTCCTGCTGTAG
- the metH gene encoding methionine synthase, which yields MTKPFPHPVYQQLSQHILILDGGMGTMIQRHQLDEADYRGRRFADWPCDVKGNNDLLVLTRPDVIAGIHQAYLDAGADIVETNTFNATSIAMADYRMETLVSEINREAARLVKELCVAETAKNPAKPRFCAGVLGPTNRTCSISPDVNDPGYRNVSFDELVESYTEAIDGLVAGGADLLLVETIFDTLNAKAAVFAIHQYFDERPDTPRLPIMISGTITDQSGRTLTGQTTEAFYNSLSHADAASFGLNCALGPDLLRPYVEELARVSATYVSVHANAGLPNAFGGYDLEPEAMGGYVREWAESGLINIVGGCCGTTPEHIAAIARAVAGVAPRALPDIEKKCRLSGLEPFNIGDGDLFVNVGERTNVTGSRAFAKLILNGDYATALDVARQQVENGAQVIDINMDEGMLDAHAAMVRFLNLIASEPDIARVPIMIDSSKWEVIEAGLKCIQGKGIVNSISMKEGRDKFVEQARLLRRYGAAVIVMAFDEQGQADNYARKVEICEKSYRILVDEVGFPPEDIIFDPNIFAVATGIDEHARYGLDFIEATGWIKQHLPHAKISGGVSNVSFSFRGNNKVREAIHAVFLYHAIQRGMTMGIVNAGALEVYDEVDAELRGRIEDVVLMRHPKDGGDATEHLIALAEKFKGEAAGDKKTEDLAWREWPVEKRLEHALVKGVTTFIVEDTEEVRLKSARPIHVIEGPLMDGMNVVGDLFGAGKMFLPQVVKSARVMKAAVAHLEPFIDEEKIRLGLADAPAKGVIIMATVKGDVHDIGKNIVGVVLRCNNYQVIDLGVMVPCQKILDAAVEHKADIIGLSGLITPSLEEMSHVAKEMQRQGFDIPLLIGGATTSKVHTAVKIAPHYRHPVIYVPDASRAVGVCSNLLSDTLKDGFVAENLAEQQRAREGHANKANRKVVSLAAARVNKEKIDWADYVPPKPQWLGVRRFERYPLAEIAAYIDWTPFFQSWELAGRFPRILDDEIVGESARALYEDAQLMLKQIVDENWLAANAVIGLFPASSVDDDDIEIRNEDGAPLMRWVGLRQQLPKMDGKANWALADYVAPKDSGVDDYIGAFAVTAGIGIEPHVKRFEDANDDYSAILLKALADRLAEAFAELMHARVRREFWGYAADEHLDNEALIDECYRGVRPAPGYPACPDHTVKTDLFKLLDAPAIGMTLTEGYAMLPTAAVSGFYFSHPASRYFGVGKVEKDQVTSYAERRGVSIEQAERDLAPNLAYDA from the coding sequence ATGACAAAGCCATTCCCTCATCCCGTTTATCAGCAGTTATCGCAACACATCCTGATCCTGGACGGGGGGATGGGAACGATGATCCAGCGCCACCAGCTTGACGAGGCCGATTACCGCGGCCGGCGCTTCGCCGACTGGCCGTGCGACGTCAAAGGCAACAACGACTTACTGGTGCTGACCCGGCCCGACGTGATCGCCGGCATCCACCAGGCCTATCTGGACGCCGGCGCCGACATCGTCGAGACCAACACCTTCAACGCCACGTCGATCGCGATGGCCGACTACCGGATGGAGACGCTGGTGTCGGAGATCAACCGCGAAGCGGCGCGGCTGGTCAAGGAGCTGTGCGTCGCCGAGACGGCGAAGAATCCGGCCAAGCCCCGATTCTGCGCCGGCGTGCTGGGTCCGACCAACCGCACCTGTTCGATCAGTCCAGATGTCAACGACCCGGGCTACCGCAACGTCAGCTTCGACGAGCTGGTGGAGAGCTACACCGAGGCGATAGACGGCCTGGTGGCCGGCGGCGCCGATCTGCTGCTGGTCGAGACGATCTTCGACACGCTGAACGCCAAGGCCGCGGTGTTCGCCATCCATCAATACTTTGACGAGCGCCCGGATACCCCGCGGCTGCCCATCATGATTTCCGGCACCATCACCGACCAGTCCGGCCGCACGCTGACCGGCCAGACCACGGAAGCCTTCTACAACTCGCTGTCGCACGCCGACGCCGCCAGCTTCGGCCTGAACTGCGCGCTGGGTCCGGACCTGCTCAGGCCTTATGTCGAGGAGTTGGCGCGGGTGTCGGCCACCTACGTCTCCGTGCACGCCAACGCCGGCCTGCCCAACGCCTTCGGCGGCTACGATCTGGAGCCGGAAGCGATGGGCGGATATGTCCGGGAATGGGCGGAGTCGGGGCTGATCAATATCGTCGGTGGCTGTTGCGGCACCACGCCGGAGCACATCGCCGCCATCGCCCGCGCCGTGGCCGGCGTCGCGCCGCGCGCGCTGCCCGATATCGAGAAGAAATGCCGGCTGTCCGGTCTGGAGCCGTTCAACATCGGCGACGGCGATTTATTTGTGAATGTGGGCGAGCGCACCAACGTCACAGGCTCGCGCGCCTTCGCCAAGCTGATCCTGAACGGCGACTACGCGACGGCGCTGGACGTCGCGCGGCAGCAGGTGGAGAACGGCGCCCAGGTCATCGACATCAATATGGACGAGGGCATGCTGGACGCCCACGCCGCGATGGTGCGCTTTTTGAACCTGATCGCGTCCGAGCCGGACATCGCCCGCGTGCCGATCATGATCGACTCGTCCAAGTGGGAGGTGATCGAGGCCGGCCTGAAATGCATCCAGGGCAAGGGCATCGTCAACTCGATCTCGATGAAGGAAGGCCGGGACAAATTCGTCGAGCAGGCGCGGCTGCTGCGCCGCTACGGCGCCGCGGTGATCGTGATGGCCTTCGACGAGCAGGGTCAGGCCGACAATTACGCGCGCAAGGTCGAGATCTGCGAAAAGAGCTACCGCATCCTGGTCGACGAGGTGGGCTTCCCGCCGGAAGACATCATCTTCGACCCGAATATCTTCGCCGTCGCCACCGGCATCGACGAGCACGCCCGCTACGGCCTGGACTTCATCGAGGCCACCGGCTGGATCAAGCAGCATCTGCCGCACGCCAAGATTTCCGGCGGCGTGTCCAACGTCTCGTTCAGCTTCCGCGGCAACAACAAGGTGCGCGAGGCGATACACGCGGTCTTCCTCTACCACGCGATCCAGCGCGGCATGACGATGGGCATCGTCAACGCCGGCGCCCTGGAGGTGTACGACGAGGTGGACGCGGAACTGCGCGGGCGGATCGAGGACGTGGTGCTGATGCGCCATCCCAAGGATGGTGGCGACGCCACCGAGCACCTGATCGCGCTGGCCGAGAAGTTCAAGGGCGAGGCCGCCGGCGACAAGAAGACCGAGGATCTGGCCTGGCGTGAGTGGCCGGTGGAAAAGCGGCTGGAGCACGCGCTGGTCAAGGGCGTCACCACCTTCATCGTCGAGGATACCGAGGAGGTGCGGCTGAAGTCGGCGCGGCCGATACACGTGATCGAAGGCCCGTTGATGGACGGCATGAACGTCGTCGGCGACCTGTTCGGCGCCGGCAAGATGTTTTTGCCGCAGGTGGTGAAGTCGGCGCGGGTGATGAAGGCCGCCGTCGCCCATCTGGAGCCGTTCATCGACGAGGAGAAGATACGGCTGGGCCTGGCCGACGCGCCGGCCAAGGGCGTGATCATCATGGCCACGGTCAAGGGCGACGTGCACGACATAGGCAAGAACATCGTCGGCGTGGTGCTGCGCTGCAATAACTACCAGGTGATCGATCTGGGCGTGATGGTGCCGTGCCAGAAGATTCTCGACGCCGCCGTCGAGCACAAGGCCGACATCATCGGCCTGTCCGGCCTGATCACGCCCAGCCTGGAGGAGATGAGCCACGTCGCCAAGGAGATGCAGCGCCAGGGTTTCGACATTCCCTTGCTGATCGGCGGCGCCACCACATCCAAGGTGCACACCGCGGTGAAGATCGCGCCGCATTACCGGCATCCGGTGATCTACGTGCCGGACGCCAGCCGCGCCGTCGGCGTCTGCTCCAATCTGTTGTCCGACACCTTGAAGGACGGTTTCGTCGCCGAAAACCTGGCCGAGCAGCAGCGCGCGCGCGAAGGCCACGCCAACAAGGCCAATCGCAAGGTGGTCAGCCTGGCGGCGGCGCGGGTCAACAAGGAGAAGATAGACTGGGCCGACTACGTTCCGCCCAAGCCGCAATGGCTGGGCGTGCGCCGCTTCGAGCGCTATCCGCTGGCCGAGATCGCCGCCTACATCGACTGGACGCCGTTCTTCCAGAGCTGGGAGCTGGCTGGCCGCTTCCCGCGCATCCTCGACGACGAGATCGTCGGCGAATCGGCGCGGGCGCTGTATGAAGACGCCCAGCTGATGCTGAAGCAGATCGTCGACGAGAACTGGCTGGCCGCCAACGCGGTGATCGGCCTGTTCCCGGCCAGCAGCGTCGACGACGACGACATCGAAATCCGCAACGAGGACGGCGCGCCGCTGATGCGCTGGGTGGGCTTGCGCCAGCAGCTGCCGAAGATGGACGGCAAGGCCAACTGGGCGCTGGCCGACTACGTCGCGCCGAAGGACAGCGGCGTCGACGACTATATCGGCGCCTTCGCCGTCACCGCCGGCATCGGCATCGAGCCGCATGTGAAGCGTTTCGAGGACGCCAACGACGACTATTCGGCCATCCTGCTGAAGGCGCTGGCCGACCGTCTGGCCGAGGCCTTCGCCGAGCTGATGCACGCGCGGGTGCGGCGCGAGTTCTGGGGCTATGCCGCCGACGAGCATCTGGACAACGAGGCGCTGATAGACGAGTGCTACCGCGGCGTCCGTCCGGCGCCCGGCTACCCGGCCTGCCCGGACCACACGGTGAAGACCGATCTGTTCAAGCTCTTGGACGCGCCGGCGATAGGCATGACGCTGACCGAGGGCTACGCGATGCTGCCGACAGCGGCGGTGTCCGGCTTCTACTTCAGCCATCCGGCTTCGCGCTATTTCGGCGTCGGCAAGGTCGAGAAGGACCAGGTGACGAGCTATGCCGAGCGGCGCGGCGTCAGCATCGAACAGGCCGAGCGCGATCTGGCGCCGAATCTGGCTTACGACGCCTGA
- a CDS encoding ABC transporter substrate-binding protein has product MALLHKKCIGFLLLMATAASQAAALRIGVADTDAPPIAVLSEDGNTLNGGLARDLGLLLADEMGMKPQFLLLARRRVEPSIETGKVDLICNANPDWFANSARLNWSHEIYPLTERVLSLKGLPPIRQPDDLAGKHIGTLHGYHYPSLEYLWSSNRSERQTEARFDLMFKSLEKRLSDVAIVTELTYVWWARGHAQEASSFKVHPLVVSSQPTMCALSPQSPVKLDQLNHAIDRLHKNGRLKTMMSRYQLQE; this is encoded by the coding sequence ATGGCCCTTTTGCATAAAAAATGCATAGGCTTCTTATTGCTGATGGCGACGGCCGCGTCTCAAGCCGCCGCCCTGCGCATCGGCGTCGCCGACACCGACGCCCCGCCGATCGCCGTGCTGTCCGAGGACGGCAATACCCTGAACGGCGGCCTGGCTCGCGACCTGGGCCTGCTGCTGGCCGACGAGATGGGCATGAAACCGCAGTTCCTGCTGCTGGCGCGGCGCCGGGTCGAACCCAGTATCGAAACCGGCAAGGTAGACCTGATCTGCAACGCCAATCCGGACTGGTTCGCCAATTCCGCCCGCCTCAACTGGAGCCATGAAATCTATCCGCTGACCGAACGCGTGCTGTCGCTGAAGGGGCTGCCGCCGATACGTCAGCCGGACGACCTGGCCGGCAAGCATATCGGCACGCTGCATGGCTATCATTACCCGTCGCTGGAATACCTGTGGTCCAGCAACCGCAGCGAGCGGCAGACCGAGGCCCGTTTCGACCTGATGTTCAAGTCGCTGGAGAAACGGCTCAGCGACGTCGCCATCGTCACCGAGCTGACCTATGTCTGGTGGGCGCGCGGCCACGCCCAGGAAGCGTCCAGCTTCAAGGTGCACCCGCTGGTGGTGTCGTCGCAGCCGACCATGTGCGCGCTATCGCCGCAGTCGCCGGTCAAGCTCGACCAGCTGAACCACGCGATAGACCGCCTGCACAAGAACGGCCGGCTGAAGACGATGATGTCGCGCTACCAGTTGCAGGAGTAA
- a CDS encoding UvrD-helicase domain-containing protein: protein MSDLLAGLNPEQLRAVTWPAKSALVLAGAGSGKTRVLTTRIAWLLSTSQTSPAGLLAVTFTNKAAREMQTRLSAQVPVNVRTMWIGTFHGLCNRFLRIHYRDAGLPQTFQILDSADQQAAIKRLLKSLELSDEKYPPRAVQSFINGNKEAGVRAEALPPALNPYEAKLVELYAAYDAQCRREGVVDFAELLLRSYELLSRNEALRAHYSGRFAHILVDEFQDTNRLQYAWLKLLAGEHGALFAVGDDDQSIYAFRGAEVGNMRALLSDFQVAEPVRLEQNYRSMGHILNAANALIEKNDGRLGKNLWTDAGDGEKIRFFQAGSDGEEAEFIVDEAKSLHREGLALSDMAVLYRSNAQSRLLEHVLVNAQIPYRIYGGLRFFERQEIKHALAYLRLVANPDDDNALLRVINVPARGIGARSVEGLQAVGREQGISLWQAACGAGSGRTAAKIGEFVLLIERMREQSRDFSLAETISLVIDRSGLRDMYEQDKKDGEERLANLDELINAAASFMPDQPEQALTEFLSAASLEAGEHQADAGSDALQLMTVHAAKGLEFDAVFVSGLEEGLFPHENSVMDGKGLQEERRLMYVAITRARKRLYLSSAQSRMLHGQSRYPIPSRFIDEIPAELIHSLSATVKTPAAPAARQSAAMPRRQADNDYGLRIGQSVSHAKFGVGVVINAEGGGADVRLQINFAEHGVKWLDLRYAKLTPA, encoded by the coding sequence ATGAGCGATCTGTTAGCCGGTCTGAATCCCGAACAACTGCGCGCGGTCACCTGGCCGGCCAAGAGCGCGCTGGTGCTGGCCGGCGCCGGCAGCGGCAAGACGCGGGTGCTGACCACCCGCATCGCCTGGCTGTTGTCCACCAGCCAGACCTCGCCGGCGGGCTTGCTGGCGGTGACCTTCACCAACAAGGCCGCGCGCGAGATGCAGACCCGGCTGTCGGCCCAGGTGCCGGTCAATGTCCGCACGATGTGGATAGGCACCTTCCACGGCCTGTGCAACCGCTTCCTGCGCATACACTATCGCGACGCCGGCCTGCCGCAGACCTTCCAGATCCTCGATTCCGCCGACCAGCAGGCGGCGATCAAGCGGCTGCTGAAAAGCCTGGAACTGTCGGACGAGAAATACCCGCCGCGCGCGGTGCAGAGCTTCATCAACGGCAACAAGGAAGCCGGCGTGCGCGCCGAGGCGCTGCCGCCGGCGCTGAATCCGTACGAGGCCAAGCTGGTTGAGCTGTACGCCGCCTACGACGCCCAGTGCCGCCGCGAAGGCGTGGTCGACTTCGCCGAGCTGCTGCTCAGAAGCTACGAGCTCCTGTCGCGCAACGAGGCGCTGCGCGCTCATTACAGCGGCCGCTTCGCCCACATCCTGGTCGACGAGTTCCAGGACACCAACCGGCTGCAATACGCGTGGCTGAAACTGTTGGCCGGCGAGCACGGCGCGCTGTTCGCCGTCGGCGACGACGATCAGAGCATCTACGCTTTCCGCGGCGCCGAGGTCGGCAATATGCGCGCGCTGCTATCCGACTTCCAGGTGGCCGAACCGGTGCGGCTGGAGCAGAACTACCGCTCGATGGGCCACATCCTGAACGCCGCCAACGCGCTGATCGAGAAGAACGACGGCCGTCTCGGCAAGAATTTGTGGACCGACGCCGGTGACGGCGAAAAAATCCGCTTCTTCCAGGCCGGCAGCGACGGCGAGGAGGCCGAGTTCATCGTCGACGAGGCCAAGAGTCTGCACCGCGAAGGGCTGGCGCTGTCCGACATGGCCGTGCTGTACCGCTCCAACGCCCAGTCTCGGCTGCTGGAACACGTGCTGGTCAACGCCCAGATTCCGTACCGCATCTACGGCGGCCTGCGCTTCTTCGAACGGCAGGAGATCAAGCACGCGCTGGCCTATCTGCGGCTGGTTGCCAATCCGGACGACGACAACGCGCTGCTCAGAGTGATCAATGTGCCGGCGCGCGGCATAGGCGCGCGCAGCGTCGAGGGCCTGCAGGCCGTCGGCCGCGAGCAGGGCATCTCGCTGTGGCAGGCCGCCTGCGGCGCCGGCAGCGGCCGCACCGCCGCCAAGATAGGCGAATTCGTGCTGCTGATAGAGCGGATGCGCGAGCAGAGCCGCGACTTCAGCCTGGCCGAAACCATCAGCCTGGTCATAGACCGCAGCGGCCTGCGCGACATGTACGAACAGGACAAGAAGGACGGCGAGGAGCGGCTGGCCAACCTCGACGAACTGATCAACGCCGCCGCCAGCTTCATGCCGGACCAGCCGGAGCAGGCGCTGACCGAATTCCTGTCCGCCGCCAGCCTGGAGGCCGGCGAGCACCAGGCCGACGCCGGCAGCGACGCGCTGCAGCTGATGACGGTGCACGCCGCCAAGGGCCTGGAGTTTGACGCCGTCTTCGTCAGCGGCCTGGAAGAAGGCCTGTTCCCGCACGAGAACAGCGTGATGGACGGCAAGGGCCTGCAGGAAGAGCGTCGGCTGATGTATGTGGCGATCACCCGCGCCCGCAAGCGGCTCTATCTGTCCAGCGCGCAAAGCCGGATGCTGCACGGCCAGAGCCGCTACCCGATACCGTCGCGCTTCATCGACGAGATTCCGGCGGAACTGATCCATTCTCTGTCTGCTACAGTGAAAACACCCGCCGCGCCGGCGGCTAGACAGTCGGCCGCGATGCCGCGCCGCCAGGCCGACAACGACTACGGCCTGCGCATCGGCCAGTCGGTCAGCCACGCCAAGTTCGGCGTCGGGGTGGTGATCAACGCCGAAGGCGGCGGCGCGGACGTGCGGCTGCAGATCAATTTCGCCGAACACGGCGTGAAGTGGCTGGATCTGCGCTACGCCAAGCTGACGCCGGCCTGA